One Synergistaceae bacterium DNA window includes the following coding sequences:
- a CDS encoding TMEM43 family protein yields the protein MAYTETTSKNWFQRMGESFSGILVGIVIICAATWLLWWNEERTFKTAGAIGEAELLTQELSDITKIDSSLDGQVIHASGRADTQEILRDNIFGITANALNLKRDVEFYQWEEHSRSETRKKLGGGEETITTYTYSKEWTSRPVDSNSFKDPEYRGLNKTLANIEDSSIWARDINFGAYKLPDFLAHSISGAVSLNIVSFDARSVQNLLTVNNKRGLIHASGSTIYLGSNPNSPEIGDVRVSFTQILPSEISLIAQISGNTFTQYKATNGYTFSRLSMGRVSMSDMFEGARSGNKIMAWVLRVVGVLLVVTGLKMVFAPLSVAGDIIPIVGTIIGAGTGFVAWMLGLAWSLIVIAVAWVRFRPLIAGILIAIAAGLVLLSFMKSRKGGN from the coding sequence ATGGCATACACAGAGACAACCAGCAAAAACTGGTTTCAACGAATGGGCGAGTCCTTCAGCGGGATTCTTGTCGGGATTGTAATTATCTGCGCGGCTACGTGGCTTTTATGGTGGAACGAAGAACGAACATTCAAGACGGCGGGCGCAATCGGTGAGGCGGAATTATTGACTCAGGAATTAAGCGACATCACAAAAATTGACTCAAGCCTTGATGGTCAAGTTATTCACGCTTCAGGACGGGCAGACACTCAAGAAATTTTGCGCGATAACATATTTGGAATCACTGCAAACGCTTTGAATCTCAAACGCGACGTAGAATTTTATCAATGGGAAGAGCATTCACGCAGCGAAACACGCAAAAAATTAGGCGGCGGCGAAGAAACTATAACAACATACACATATTCTAAAGAGTGGACATCAAGACCGGTAGACTCAAATTCTTTCAAGGATCCTGAATATCGCGGATTAAATAAAACTCTTGCAAACATCGAAGACTCTTCAATTTGGGCGCGTGATATAAATTTTGGAGCTTATAAACTGCCTGACTTTCTCGCACATTCTATAAGCGGTGCAGTCTCGTTAAATATCGTGAGCTTTGACGCTAGATCCGTACAAAATCTTTTAACAGTCAATAACAAACGCGGTTTAATTCATGCGTCGGGAAGCACTATTTATTTAGGCTCGAATCCAAATTCACCCGAAATTGGCGACGTTAGAGTCTCATTCACTCAAATTTTGCCGTCGGAAATATCATTAATTGCACAAATCTCCGGAAATACTTTCACGCAATATAAAGCTACAAACGGTTATACATTCAGCCGTCTGTCAATGGGTCGTGTATCAATGTCTGACATGTTCGAGGGTGCGCGCTCAGGAAATAAAATTATGGCTTGGGTTCTTCGAGTCGTTGGAGTTCTGCTCGTTGTTACAGGCTTAAAAATGGTATTTGCTCCGTTATCAGTTGCGGGCGATATTATTCCGATAGTCGGGACAATCATAGGCGCGGGGACTGGCTTTGTTGCATGGATGCTCGGTCTTGCGTGGTCATTAATAGTAATTGCAGTCGCGTGGGTGAGATTTAGACCGTTAATCGCTGGGATTCTAATAGCTATTGCTGCGGGACTTGTGCTATTATCATTCATGAAATCTCGTAAAGGAGGAAATTAA
- a CDS encoding DUF1311 domain-containing protein translates to MKRLFCALALVLVLVGSSFALTNKEYGRLMSNPEFARADRELNTTWEGLKDVLSGRDLERVKREQRQWISNGRDKAARRYMRDGYSRVEAYTEATRDRIEALKAYY, encoded by the coding sequence ATGAAGCGTTTATTTTGTGCTTTAGCGTTGGTATTGGTGCTTGTCGGCTCATCTTTTGCGCTTACTAATAAAGAGTACGGCAGATTAATGAGCAACCCGGAATTTGCACGCGCTGACAGAGAGTTAAATACTACATGGGAAGGCTTGAAGGACGTTCTATCAGGGCGCGACCTTGAGCGTGTGAAAAGAGAGCAGCGTCAATGGATATCAAACGGACGCGACAAAGCTGCAAGACGTTATATGCGTGACGGATATTCGCGCGTGGAGGCCTACACAGAAGCAACAAGAGATAGAATCGAGGCTCTAAAGGCTTACTATTAA
- a CDS encoding TrpB-like pyridoxal phosphate-dependent enzyme: MSKLDVPYKIYLDEKEIPSSWYNVRADMKTKPAPLIHPGTLKPLTFEDMRPIFCDELIRQELDNDTAYIKIPEEIYNFYKMYRPSPLTHAVFLEKVLNTPAHIFYKFEGNNTSGSHKLNSAIAQAYYAKKQGLKGVTTETGAGQWGTALAMACSFFELDCKVFMVKVSYEQKPFRREVMRTYGADVTPSPSMETEIGRKINADHPGTTGSLGCAISEAVEVAVSTEGYRYVLGSVLNQVLLHQSIIGLETKAACDKYGIKPDIIIGCAGGGSNLGGLISPFMGEKLRGEADYKFIAVEPASCPSFTRGKFAYDFCDTGKVCPMAKMYTLGHDFIPSANHAGGLRYHGMSSILSQLYHDGLMEARAVEQTSVFEAAEMFARVEGILPAPESSHAIRVGIDEALKCKETGEEKTIILGLTGTGYFDMKAYEQYNNHTMTDYIPTDDDLAKGFATIPNVNL, encoded by the coding sequence ATGAGCAAACTAGATGTGCCTTATAAAATTTATCTCGACGAGAAAGAAATTCCGTCATCGTGGTACAATGTCAGAGCAGATATGAAGACTAAGCCCGCGCCTTTGATTCATCCTGGAACATTGAAGCCGTTAACGTTTGAGGATATGCGCCCGATTTTCTGTGACGAGCTTATAAGACAGGAACTAGACAACGACACAGCATATATAAAGATTCCGGAAGAAATTTATAATTTTTACAAGATGTACAGACCTTCACCGCTCACACATGCTGTATTTCTTGAGAAAGTGTTAAATACTCCCGCGCACATTTTTTACAAATTCGAGGGCAATAACACATCAGGTTCTCACAAATTAAATTCTGCAATCGCTCAAGCATATTACGCAAAGAAACAGGGACTCAAAGGCGTAACAACTGAAACGGGCGCAGGTCAATGGGGTACGGCCTTAGCTATGGCGTGTTCATTTTTTGAGCTTGACTGCAAAGTTTTCATGGTGAAAGTATCTTACGAGCAGAAACCTTTTAGACGTGAAGTAATGCGCACTTATGGGGCAGATGTAACGCCTTCGCCATCAATGGAAACTGAAATCGGCCGTAAAATTAACGCAGACCACCCAGGCACTACAGGATCTCTCGGCTGTGCAATTTCTGAAGCTGTAGAAGTCGCAGTATCTACAGAAGGTTATCGCTATGTACTCGGCAGCGTGTTAAATCAAGTTCTATTGCATCAATCTATAATAGGACTCGAAACAAAAGCAGCGTGCGATAAATACGGGATTAAACCTGATATTATAATTGGCTGTGCTGGAGGAGGCTCGAATTTAGGCGGGTTAATTTCTCCGTTCATGGGCGAAAAATTGCGCGGTGAAGCTGACTATAAATTTATTGCTGTCGAACCTGCGAGCTGTCCGAGCTTTACTCGCGGAAAATTTGCGTATGATTTCTGCGACACCGGAAAAGTTTGCCCGATGGCGAAAATGTACACTCTCGGACATGACTTCATACCGAGTGCAAACCATGCCGGCGGATTGCGTTATCACGGAATGAGCAGCATTTTATCACAGCTTTATCACGACGGACTAATGGAAGCTAGAGCAGTTGAACAGACCAGCGTTTTTGAGGCTGCAGAGATGTTCGCGCGCGTTGAAGGAATCTTGCCCGCCCCAGAGTCGAGTCATGCAATTAGAGTCGGTATTGATGAAGCTCTCAAGTGCAAGGAAACCGGCGAGGAGAAAACTATAATTCTTGGACTCACCGGCACAGGCTATTTCGACATGAAGGCGTACGAACAATATAATAATCACACAATGACGGATTATATTCCGACTGATGATGATTTAGCGAAGGGCTTTGCGACGATTCCGAACGTTAATCTGTAA
- the mtnA gene encoding S-methyl-5-thioribose-1-phosphate isomerase, with protein sequence MNENILSYNTVSLDDNDNSLVILDQTRLPNEIKILRLKTQHEIWEAIYKLQVRGAPAIGVAAGFGLYLAAKNIDTDNYDSFIKQLNDAKNYLNSSRPTAVNLSWALNRVEQAAVNNHDKSVQEIKNLLLSEAISIQREDIETCKKIGEYGLSLLKDGDGILTHCNAGQLATSKYGTALAPIHLGRERGLNFRVYCDETRPLLQGARLSTFELLADGVDTTLICDNMASQVMKSGKINFVFTGCDRVAANGDSCNKIGTSGLAILAKYYGIPFYILGPTSTIDMSIKTGEDIIIEERPQTEITDLWYKKRMAPEGVKVYNPAFDVTDNELITGIITEFGIARPPYIESLQKIFAKK encoded by the coding sequence ATGAACGAAAATATTTTAAGTTATAATACTGTCTCGCTTGATGATAATGATAATTCGCTCGTTATCCTCGATCAAACGCGACTCCCGAATGAAATAAAAATTTTGCGCCTGAAGACTCAACACGAAATTTGGGAGGCAATTTATAAATTACAAGTCAGGGGCGCACCTGCAATCGGTGTAGCAGCAGGATTCGGACTCTATCTCGCCGCAAAAAATATTGACACGGATAATTATGACTCATTCATCAAGCAGCTTAATGACGCAAAAAATTATCTCAACTCTTCACGACCTACAGCTGTTAATTTGTCATGGGCATTAAATCGAGTCGAACAAGCTGCAGTTAATAATCACGATAAAAGCGTTCAGGAAATAAAAAATTTATTGCTGAGTGAAGCTATATCTATTCAACGTGAAGACATAGAAACTTGCAAGAAAATCGGCGAATATGGACTCTCACTCCTGAAAGACGGCGACGGGATATTAACTCACTGCAACGCCGGACAATTAGCAACTTCCAAATACGGCACTGCATTAGCTCCCATTCATTTAGGGCGTGAAAGAGGTTTAAATTTTCGCGTTTATTGCGACGAGACAAGACCGTTATTACAGGGCGCGAGACTCTCAACTTTTGAATTACTTGCTGACGGAGTCGACACAACACTAATTTGCGATAATATGGCCTCTCAAGTCATGAAAAGCGGGAAAATAAATTTTGTCTTCACGGGTTGTGATAGAGTCGCGGCAAACGGGGACTCATGCAATAAAATCGGGACTTCAGGACTCGCAATTCTCGCAAAATATTACGGAATACCATTTTATATTCTCGGCCCGACTTCTACTATAGACATGAGCATAAAAACGGGTGAAGATATTATTATTGAAGAACGACCGCAGACAGAAATTACTGATTTATGGTACAAAAAACGCATGGCACCTGAAGGCGTGAAAGTTTATAATCCCGCGTTTGATGTTACAGATAATGAGCTTATAACGGGAATAATTACAGAATTTGGAATCGCTCGGCCTCCTTATATTGAAAGTCTGCAAAAAATTTTCGCGAAAAAGTGA
- a CDS encoding DUF5058 family protein, which yields MDYLQISNQPIIWLLCGITVLIAAWQAYFFIRLARRTSASVNLDPAIPKKAFRIGLITAIGPALGVFIVMVGLMAAIGGPMSWLRLSIIGAAATELAAATNGATAAGVTFGGEGYTLTILAVSWFAMALNGAGWLVSTGLFTPLLEDLRAKVSGGDIKWLGVMSAACSIGIFGYLNANSMIAIGPKINMGVTSAVLGGAIGMMLLGKFVVPKYPRLAEYSLGIAMIIGILAGIIHDSIV from the coding sequence ATGGATTATCTACAGATTTCTAACCAACCTATAATATGGCTGCTTTGCGGAATAACAGTTTTAATTGCGGCATGGCAGGCGTATTTTTTCATTCGTTTAGCTCGAAGGACTTCGGCCTCTGTCAATCTTGACCCCGCTATACCGAAAAAGGCGTTTCGAATCGGCTTGATTACCGCAATAGGTCCTGCGTTAGGTGTATTTATAGTAATGGTGGGATTAATGGCAGCAATCGGAGGTCCAATGAGCTGGCTGCGTTTGTCAATAATCGGGGCTGCTGCAACTGAATTAGCTGCGGCTACAAACGGTGCAACGGCTGCGGGCGTTACGTTCGGCGGTGAAGGATATACACTCACGATTCTTGCTGTCTCATGGTTTGCAATGGCCTTAAACGGTGCGGGCTGGCTTGTGTCGACGGGTTTATTTACTCCTTTGCTTGAAGATCTGCGCGCAAAAGTTTCCGGCGGTGATATTAAGTGGCTCGGTGTTATGTCTGCTGCGTGTTCAATAGGTATATTCGGTTACTTGAACGCAAATTCAATGATAGCAATCGGCCCGAAAATTAATATGGGAGTAACAAGCGCTGTTTTAGGCGGTGCAATCGGAATGATGTTACTAGGAAAATTTGTCGTGCCTAAATATCCCCGTTTAGCAGAATATTCACTTGGGATCGCTATGATTATAGGGATTCTCGCGGGAATAATTCATGACTCTATCGTGTAA
- a CDS encoding amidohydrolase — MFNQCKEIQDELVRMRRDLHKIPELGFDLPLTQKYVTDKLNEYGVEYKLNEGDSGIIAYINKGKPGKVIALRADMDALPIKEETGVEYCSTHDGKMHACGHDAHTSMLLGTAKILNANKDKLNGEVRLLFQTGEEIAKGAPIMIKNNAMEGVNAVFGTHIGTILDRTIPAGKFIVCPGAVMASFDRFVITINGTGCHGSTPEKGVDPINIAAHVVLGLEGIVAREFNANEPVVITIGKIQGGAQYNIIPGTVVIEGTTRAFKEENRQKMAKRIEEVSKFTAQAFGGNVDFFMDWGAPPVVNDKEMADFAGKCAIEVLGTEKVITRVNAPNMGGEDFAFYLGKAPGAFMFLSSANPDKKADFPHHNPVFNIDEDVLWEGTAIFVKIASEFLK; from the coding sequence ATGTTTAATCAGTGCAAAGAAATTCAAGACGAACTTGTCAGAATGCGCAGAGATTTACACAAGATTCCGGAACTTGGATTTGATTTACCTCTCACGCAAAAATATGTAACTGACAAATTAAATGAGTACGGCGTTGAATATAAATTAAATGAAGGCGACTCGGGAATCATTGCATACATCAACAAAGGCAAGCCCGGAAAAGTTATCGCCCTCCGCGCTGACATGGACGCATTACCCATAAAAGAAGAAACCGGCGTAGAATATTGCTCGACTCATGACGGAAAAATGCACGCATGCGGTCATGATGCTCACACGTCAATGTTGTTAGGTACAGCAAAGATTCTCAACGCTAACAAAGACAAACTTAATGGTGAAGTGCGCTTACTCTTCCAGACCGGCGAGGAAATTGCAAAAGGTGCACCCATAATGATAAAGAATAACGCTATGGAAGGCGTAAATGCTGTGTTCGGGACTCATATCGGGACAATTTTAGACCGCACAATCCCAGCAGGAAAATTTATCGTCTGCCCCGGTGCTGTTATGGCTTCATTTGATAGATTTGTTATTACAATTAACGGCACAGGCTGCCACGGTTCAACACCAGAAAAAGGAGTCGACCCGATTAATATAGCTGCTCATGTTGTATTAGGGCTTGAAGGAATTGTCGCGCGCGAATTTAACGCAAATGAACCAGTTGTTATTACGATCGGCAAGATTCAAGGAGGAGCGCAATATAACATCATTCCCGGAACTGTCGTAATCGAGGGCACAACACGAGCTTTCAAAGAAGAAAACCGCCAGAAAATGGCCAAGCGTATAGAAGAAGTCTCGAAATTTACTGCTCAAGCGTTTGGGGGCAATGTAGATTTCTTTATGGACTGGGGTGCGCCTCCTGTAGTGAATGATAAAGAAATGGCAGATTTTGCCGGAAAATGTGCAATTGAAGTACTCGGCACAGAAAAAGTAATTACTCGCGTTAATGCTCCTAATATGGGCGGTGAAGATTTCGCGTTTTATCTCGGAAAAGCTCCGGGTGCGTTTATGTTCCTGAGTTCGGCGAATCCAGATAAGAAAGCAGATTTCCCGCACCATAACCCAGTATTCAATATTGACGAGGACGTTTTATGGGAAGGCACAGCAATTTTCGTTAAGATCGCATCAGAGTTCTTGAAGTAG